From Sinobacterium norvegicum:
GGTTTTGCGAGCAGTGGCAATAGGGGCAACAATCTTGGCTCATGTGATTATGCTCCTGCCTAATCCCTCGTCATTACTAATGCGTATAAACTCTACGTTTAACTTCACTGTAGGGGTTGACCTATTTTTTGTTGTTTCGGGCTTTGTTATTACAAGGAGTTTGCTTACAAGGGTTTATGCCAGGGGAAATAGATCAAGTAAAAAAGTACTGGCAGATTTCTGGCTAAAACGAGCATATAGATTGTTGCCCGCGGCATGGTTTTGGTTGGTACTGATCTCTATCTACGTCTACTTTATGGGGTACCCATTTGGGCCAGAGCGGAACTTTGTTAACACGCTGCAGCCAATAGTTGCTTCTATGATGAATGTTATGAACTTATACTCGTCGTATTGTATTGAAGATACAAGCAGCTCTGGATGTTTTAGCTTTTTCTATTTGAACAGCCACTATTGGAGCTTGTCGCTTGAGGAGCAGTTTTACTTCATTTATCCTTTGCTGTTTTTATTTCTACCCAGAAGAGTATTGTTAGCAAGTGCTATTATTATCATAATCGGTCTTTTCTTTGTTAAAAGGCCCTTTTTGTCGTATGGCTGGCACTTTAGAGTTGACGGCTTATGTTGGGGCGTGCTTATAGGCCTTTTCTCTATTAGCAAAAAATATTCAACGCTTTCAATTTTTATCCATAATAATAAGT
This genomic window contains:
- a CDS encoding acyltransferase family protein produces the protein MDKNRDIEVLRAVAIGATILAHVIMLLPNPSSLLMRINSTFNFTVGVDLFFVVSGFVITRSLLTRVYARGNRSSKKVLADFWLKRAYRLLPAAWFWLVLISIYVYFMGYPFGPERNFVNTLQPIVASMMNVMNLYSSYCIEDTSSSGCFSFFYLNSHYWSLSLEEQFYFIYPLLFLFLPRRVLLASAIIIIIGLFFVKRPFLSYGWHFRVDGLCWGVLIGLFSISKKYSTLSIFIHNNKFLIRLLSYGLLLSLFWWTSVILSPAATAEIYGLSMVAAISALIVFLATFDIGMFGRWAKNSRILSYFGSRSYSIYLSHMIVFILFKATWGVGFPHLDGRMENLVVLVLGLIGVLICSEFTFQHVEKRFRR